One window of the Shewanella cyperi genome contains the following:
- the purL gene encoding phosphoribosylformylglycinamidine synthase: MEIIRGAPALSAFRVQKLMEACQQAALPVRQIYAEYVHLADLSESLDANETEQLGKILTYGPAIEAHAPTGQLLFVTPRPGTISPWSSKATDIAQNCGLGKIKRLERGVAYYVEADALSAEQQKQLKGLLHDRMVEVVLDSFESATVLFARTEPARFTSVNILGEGRRALEVANRDMGLALAEDEIDYLVENFVRLGRNPNDVELMMFAQANSEHCRHKIFNADWTIDGEVQPKSLFKMIKNTFEKTPDHVLSAYKDNAAVMEGSVAGRFFPDPDGVYNYHTEPMHILMKVETHNHPTAISPYPGAATGSGGEIRDEGATGRGSKPKAGLTGFSVSNLKIPGFVQPWEGNYGKPERIVSALDIMIDGPLGGAAFNNEFGRPALLGYFRTYEQQVSSHNGVEVRGYHKPIMLAGGLGNIREEHVQKGEISLGAKLIVLGGPAMNIGLGGGAASSMASGQSSEDLDFASVQRENPEMERRCQEVIDRCWQLGDENPIQFIHDVGAGGLSNAFPELVNDAGRGGRFELRNVPSDEPGMSPLEIWCNESQERYVLSVAAEDLPRFAAICERERAPFAVVGEATEERHLSLSDTHFDNKPIDLPLEVLLGKPPKMSRDVVSKKAVSPALNQDAITVDEAVKRVLNLPTVADKTFLITIGDRTVTGLVARDQLVGPWQVPVADCAVTAATFDTYAGEAMSMGERTPLALLDFGASARMAVAESIMNIAGADIGSFKRIKLSANWMSAAGHPGEDAGLYEAVKAVGEELCPELQLTIPVGKDSMSMKTAWEEAGEQKTVTAPMSLVISAFGAVRDVRNTVTPELRSDKGETVLLLADLAKGKARLGGSCLAQVYGELGDVAPDLDDAASLRGFFEVTQSLVASRQLLAYHDKSDGGLFTTLVEMAFAGNTGLDIDLSALPGTVLERLFNEELGGVIQVAKADADAIIAAYGAAGVACHQVAELVNEDKISIRDGERAVYSNSRVALRTLWSETTYRMQAMRDNPECAREEFELKQRADEPGLTVKLGFDPSEDVAAPYILKGVAPKMAILREQGVNSHVEMAAAFDRAGFEAHDVHMSDILSGRISLEQFQGLVACGGFSYGDVLGAGEGWAKSILFNGRARDEFSRFFERDSSFALGVCNGCQMMSNLKDIIPGAEHWPRFVRNRSERFEARFSLVEVQQSPSLFFSGMEGSRMPIAVSHGEGFAEFANAEALARAEATGTIALRYVNGHGQVATQYPQNPNGSPNGLTGITTLDGRVTIMMPHPERVFRTVANSWHPDNWGEDSPWMRMFRNARVKIG; the protein is encoded by the coding sequence ATGGAGATCATCCGCGGAGCCCCTGCACTCTCGGCGTTTAGGGTGCAAAAGCTGATGGAGGCCTGTCAACAAGCAGCGCTTCCGGTACGCCAAATCTACGCTGAATACGTTCATTTGGCCGATCTTAGCGAGTCGCTCGACGCCAATGAAACCGAGCAGCTTGGCAAGATCCTGACCTACGGCCCTGCCATTGAAGCGCATGCCCCCACAGGTCAACTGCTGTTCGTGACTCCCCGCCCCGGTACCATATCCCCCTGGTCCTCCAAAGCAACAGATATCGCCCAAAATTGCGGTCTTGGCAAGATAAAACGCCTCGAGCGTGGTGTGGCCTATTACGTTGAGGCTGATGCGCTCAGCGCCGAGCAGCAAAAGCAGCTCAAGGGCCTGTTGCACGATCGCATGGTGGAAGTGGTGCTCGACAGCTTCGAGTCTGCCACAGTGCTGTTCGCCCGTACCGAACCCGCCCGCTTCACCAGCGTCAATATCCTGGGTGAGGGCCGCCGTGCCCTGGAAGTCGCCAACCGCGACATGGGTCTGGCCCTGGCGGAAGACGAAATCGATTACCTGGTGGAAAACTTTGTCCGCCTGGGACGCAACCCCAACGACGTCGAGCTGATGATGTTTGCCCAGGCAAATTCTGAGCATTGCCGTCACAAGATCTTCAACGCCGACTGGACCATAGACGGCGAAGTGCAGCCAAAATCGCTGTTCAAGATGATCAAAAACACCTTCGAGAAGACTCCGGATCACGTGCTGTCCGCCTACAAGGACAACGCCGCCGTGATGGAAGGTTCAGTGGCCGGTCGTTTCTTCCCCGACCCTGACGGTGTTTACAACTATCACACCGAACCCATGCACATCCTGATGAAGGTGGAAACCCACAACCACCCGACCGCCATCAGCCCTTATCCGGGTGCGGCCACAGGCTCAGGCGGTGAAATTCGTGACGAAGGCGCAACGGGTCGCGGCTCCAAGCCCAAGGCCGGTCTGACAGGCTTCAGCGTGTCCAACCTCAAGATCCCCGGTTTCGTGCAACCCTGGGAAGGCAACTACGGCAAGCCCGAGCGTATCGTCAGCGCCCTGGACATAATGATCGACGGCCCACTGGGTGGCGCCGCCTTCAACAACGAATTCGGCCGTCCCGCTCTGCTGGGTTACTTCCGCACCTATGAGCAGCAGGTCAGCAGCCATAACGGCGTCGAAGTGCGTGGTTACCACAAGCCCATCATGTTGGCCGGTGGTCTGGGTAACATACGTGAAGAGCATGTGCAGAAGGGCGAGATCTCCCTCGGCGCCAAGCTTATCGTCCTCGGTGGCCCGGCAATGAACATTGGTCTGGGTGGTGGCGCCGCCTCCTCCATGGCCTCGGGTCAATCCAGCGAAGATCTGGATTTTGCCTCAGTGCAGCGTGAAAACCCGGAAATGGAACGCCGCTGTCAGGAAGTGATCGACCGCTGCTGGCAGCTGGGCGACGAGAACCCAATCCAATTTATCCACGACGTGGGCGCCGGCGGTCTGTCAAACGCCTTCCCTGAGCTGGTGAACGATGCCGGTCGCGGTGGTCGCTTTGAGCTGCGCAACGTGCCTTCCGATGAGCCCGGCATGAGCCCGCTGGAGATCTGGTGTAACGAGTCCCAGGAACGCTATGTGCTGTCCGTGGCCGCCGAAGATCTGCCGCGCTTTGCCGCCATCTGTGAGCGCGAGCGCGCACCTTTTGCCGTGGTGGGTGAGGCGACCGAAGAACGTCACCTGAGCCTGTCCGATACCCATTTCGACAACAAGCCCATCGACCTGCCGCTGGAAGTGCTGCTGGGCAAGCCACCCAAGATGAGCCGTGACGTGGTCAGTAAGAAGGCGGTATCGCCCGCGCTGAACCAGGACGCCATCACGGTGGATGAAGCCGTCAAGCGGGTATTGAACCTGCCGACCGTGGCCGACAAGACCTTCCTGATCACCATTGGCGACCGCACCGTGACAGGTCTGGTGGCCCGGGATCAGCTGGTGGGTCCATGGCAGGTGCCCGTGGCCGACTGCGCCGTGACCGCCGCCACCTTCGACACCTATGCCGGTGAAGCCATGTCCATGGGCGAGCGTACTCCGCTGGCGTTGCTGGACTTCGGCGCCTCTGCCCGCATGGCGGTGGCTGAATCCATCATGAACATAGCCGGTGCCGATATTGGTTCCTTCAAGCGTATCAAGCTGTCAGCCAACTGGATGTCTGCCGCCGGTCACCCCGGTGAAGACGCGGGTCTTTACGAAGCGGTCAAGGCCGTGGGCGAAGAGCTGTGCCCAGAGCTGCAACTGACCATTCCCGTGGGCAAGGACTCAATGTCCATGAAGACCGCCTGGGAAGAGGCCGGTGAGCAGAAGACTGTAACCGCGCCCATGTCGCTGGTGATCTCCGCCTTCGGTGCGGTGCGCGATGTGCGCAATACAGTGACGCCCGAGCTGCGCAGCGACAAGGGTGAAACCGTGCTGCTGCTGGCCGATCTCGCCAAGGGCAAGGCCCGCCTCGGTGGCTCCTGCTTGGCCCAAGTCTACGGTGAGCTGGGTGATGTGGCACCGGATCTCGACGATGCCGCCAGCCTGCGCGGTTTCTTCGAAGTGACCCAGTCTTTGGTGGCAAGCCGTCAGCTGCTGGCCTACCACGACAAGAGTGACGGCGGTCTGTTCACCACCTTGGTGGAAATGGCCTTCGCCGGTAACACGGGTCTGGATATCGACCTGTCAGCACTGCCTGGCACGGTTCTGGAGCGCCTGTTCAACGAAGAGCTGGGTGGTGTTATCCAGGTGGCCAAGGCCGATGCCGATGCCATCATAGCTGCCTATGGCGCCGCCGGTGTGGCCTGCCATCAGGTTGCCGAGCTGGTCAACGAAGACAAGATCAGCATCCGTGACGGTGAGCGTGCCGTATACAGCAACAGCCGCGTGGCCCTGCGCACCCTGTGGTCCGAGACCACCTATCGCATGCAGGCCATGCGCGACAACCCTGAGTGTGCCCGCGAAGAGTTCGAACTCAAGCAGCGCGCCGATGAGCCGGGTCTGACAGTTAAGCTGGGCTTCGACCCCAGTGAAGATGTGGCTGCACCCTATATACTCAAGGGCGTGGCGCCCAAGATGGCTATCCTGCGTGAGCAGGGCGTGAACTCCCATGTGGAGATGGCGGCCGCCTTCGACCGCGCCGGCTTTGAAGCCCACGACGTGCACATGTCTGACATACTCTCGGGCCGCATCAGTCTGGAGCAGTTCCAGGGCCTGGTGGCCTGTGGTGGCTTCTCCTACGGTGACGTGCTGGGTGCCGGTGAGGGCTGGGCCAAGTCCATCCTGTTCAATGGCCGTGCCCGCGACGAGTTCAGCCGCTTCTTCGAGCGCGACAGCAGCTTTGCCCTCGGGGTCTGTAACGGCTGTCAGATGATGTCGAACCTCAAAGACATCATCCCTGGTGCAGAGCACTGGCCGCGCTTCGTGCGTAACCGCTCCGAGCGTTTTGAAGCCCGCTTCAGCCTGGTGGAAGTGCAGCAGAGCCCATCGCTGTTCTTCAGCGGCATGGAAGGCTCTCGCATGCCAATCGCCGTGTCCCACGGTGAAGGTTTTGCCGAGTTTGCCAATGCCGAGGCCCTGGCCCGCGCCGAAGCCACAGGCACCATAGCCCTGCGTTATGTGAATGGCCATGGCCAGGTAGCAACCCAGTATCCGCAGAACCCCAACGGCTCGCCAAACGGCTTGACCGGTATTACTACTCTGGACGGCCGTGTCACCATCATGATGCCGCACCCTGAGCGGGTATTCCGTACCGTGGCCAACTCCTGGCATCCGGACAACTGGGGTGAAGACAGCCCCTGGATGCGCATGTTCCGCAACGCCCGGGTCAAGATAGGCTAA
- the mltF gene encoding membrane-bound lytic murein transglycosylase MltF, producing the protein MHRYWLISSLLLMLSACQPAEHEPMPVEPEPRQELRVGTLYAQQIYMSSGQGLSGFDYEMATRFADYLALPLNMKAYSSRSELFDALARGELDIIAAGMTETPVRRDRFRMGPPLYYVNEVVVYREGSPEPLSVNELSGQITVVADSAFVESLTRLQQSHPELQWEQAADKDNDELLAQVAQGDLKYTLSHSTSLQINRRFLPELRAGLVLAEHQPVVWLLSATGTDELMSKLLSFWHQERRAGTLDHLNEKYFGHVKRFDYVDTRAFIRAIDAKLPRYRPLFEAYAGELDWRKLAATSYQESHWNPNALSPTGVRGMMMLTLNTAAQLGIDNRLDPEQSIRGGAAYLKDLLTRLPESIPENQRMWFALAAYNIGLGHLEDARKLAEAQGLNPSAWRDVKQTLPLLQKRKYYQGTRYGYARGGEAVHYVDSIRRYYDTLVWLDNQNSPEQPLAQETPPDSDTVTDQVTAPK; encoded by the coding sequence ATGCATAGATATTGGCTTATCTCATCCCTGCTGCTGATGCTGAGTGCCTGTCAGCCGGCGGAGCATGAGCCAATGCCGGTGGAACCCGAACCCCGGCAGGAACTCAGGGTTGGCACCCTCTATGCCCAGCAGATTTACATGAGCTCGGGTCAAGGCCTCAGCGGCTTTGACTATGAAATGGCGACCCGCTTTGCCGATTATCTGGCGCTGCCGCTCAATATGAAGGCCTATTCCAGCAGAAGTGAGCTGTTCGATGCCCTCGCCCGCGGCGAGCTGGACATTATTGCCGCCGGAATGACAGAAACCCCCGTTCGCCGCGATCGCTTCCGTATGGGGCCACCGCTGTATTATGTCAACGAGGTGGTGGTTTATCGCGAAGGCAGCCCGGAACCCTTGAGCGTCAACGAACTGAGCGGCCAGATCACAGTGGTGGCCGACTCCGCCTTTGTCGAAAGCCTCACCCGCTTGCAACAGAGCCATCCCGAACTGCAGTGGGAACAGGCCGCAGACAAGGACAACGACGAACTGCTGGCCCAGGTGGCCCAGGGGGATCTCAAATACACCCTCAGTCATTCCACCAGCTTACAGATTAACCGTCGCTTCCTGCCTGAGCTGCGGGCCGGACTGGTGCTGGCCGAGCATCAGCCCGTGGTCTGGCTGCTGTCAGCCACAGGCACAGACGAGCTGATGAGCAAGCTGCTGAGTTTCTGGCACCAGGAGCGCCGGGCCGGCACCCTGGATCACCTGAACGAGAAATACTTTGGCCACGTCAAACGCTTCGACTATGTGGACACCCGCGCCTTTATCCGCGCCATAGATGCCAAGCTGCCCCGCTATCGGCCCTTGTTCGAGGCCTACGCCGGCGAACTGGATTGGCGCAAATTGGCCGCCACCAGCTATCAGGAATCCCACTGGAATCCCAATGCCCTCTCTCCCACAGGCGTGCGCGGCATGATGATGCTGACCCTGAATACCGCGGCACAGCTGGGAATAGACAACCGATTGGATCCCGAGCAGAGCATTCGCGGCGGTGCCGCCTACCTTAAAGATCTGCTGACCCGCCTGCCGGAGTCGATTCCCGAGAATCAGCGGATGTGGTTTGCCCTGGCGGCCTACAACATAGGCTTGGGGCACCTTGAGGATGCCCGCAAATTGGCCGAGGCCCAGGGACTCAACCCCAGTGCCTGGCGTGATGTGAAACAAACCCTGCCCTTGCTGCAAAAACGCAAATACTATCAGGGCACCCGTTACGGCTACGCCCGTGGCGGCGAAGCGGTGCATTACGTGGACTCCATCCGCCGCTACTATGATACCCTGGTGTGGCTCGACAACCAGAATAGCCCGGAGCAACCGCTGGCCCAGGAAACGCCCCCGGACAGCGATACCGTAACGGACCAGGTCACGGCCCCCAAATAG
- the tadA gene encoding tRNA adenosine(34) deaminase TadA, translating into MRQALAQAALAEAEGEVPVGAVLVKDGELIATGFNHNIGLNDPSAHAEMQCLRLGGRLLDNYRLLGTTLYVTLEPCAMCAGAMVHSRIQRLVFGARDEKTGAAGTVVNLLQHPAFNHQVEISAGVLAEQCSAQLSEFFRRRRQEKKALKQAAKPQD; encoded by the coding sequence ATGCGTCAGGCGCTGGCTCAGGCCGCCTTGGCCGAGGCCGAGGGGGAGGTGCCTGTGGGGGCGGTGTTGGTGAAGGATGGTGAGCTGATTGCCACTGGCTTCAATCACAACATAGGCCTTAACGATCCCAGCGCCCACGCCGAGATGCAGTGTTTACGCCTGGGGGGCAGGTTACTGGATAACTACCGCCTGCTGGGCACCACGCTTTATGTGACCCTGGAACCCTGCGCCATGTGTGCCGGTGCCATGGTGCACAGTCGCATCCAAAGGTTGGTGTTTGGTGCCAGGGATGAGAAGACGGGGGCGGCGGGAACCGTGGTTAACCTGTTGCAGCACCCGGCGTTCAATCATCAGGTGGAGATCAGCGCCGGCGTCCTGGCCGAGCAATGCTCGGCGCAGCTGAGTGAGTTTTTTCGGCGTCGCCGGCAGGAGAAAAAAGCCTTGAAACAGGCGGCGAAACCGCAGGACTGA
- a CDS encoding cytochrome ubiquinol oxidase subunit I: protein MIVEEVVELSRLQFALTAMYHFLFVPLTLGMAFLLAIMESLYVMTDNPIYKDMTKFWGKLFGINFALGVTTGLAMEFQFGTNWSYYSHYVGDVFGAPLAIEGLMAFFMESTFVGMFFFGWDRFSKRQHLAVTWLVALGTNMSAMWILVANGWMQNPVGAEFNYETMRMEMTSFAEVLFNPVAQVKFVHTVASGYVTGAMFVLAISSYYILKKRDLPFARRSFAIAASFGMASILSVIVLGDESGYTVGEVQRVKLATIEAEWHTEPAPAAFTLAGLPNQDTMHTDYAIKIPYAMGIIATRSLDEEVIGLKDLIAGHELRIRNGMQAYAMLERLRGGDTSPELREQFEASKGDLGYGLLLKRYTDKVVDASEEQIKAAALDSIPRVAPVFWSFRVMVGFGMIMLLVFAAAFWQSTRHRIEENKWVLRAALFSLPLPWLAIECGWFVAEYGRQPWTISEVLPTFMSASSLTPGNIWFSIISISLFYTVLLVIEVFLMQKFARLGPSSLKTGRYHFETHKA from the coding sequence ATGATAGTTGAAGAGGTTGTCGAGCTATCGCGCCTGCAATTCGCGCTGACGGCCATGTATCACTTCCTGTTTGTTCCCCTGACCCTCGGCATGGCATTTCTGCTGGCCATCATGGAATCCCTCTATGTGATGACGGATAACCCCATCTACAAGGACATGACCAAGTTCTGGGGCAAGCTGTTCGGCATTAACTTTGCCCTCGGGGTGACCACAGGATTGGCGATGGAATTCCAGTTTGGTACCAACTGGTCCTATTACTCCCATTATGTGGGCGATGTGTTCGGGGCGCCGCTGGCCATTGAGGGCCTGATGGCCTTCTTTATGGAGTCCACCTTTGTCGGCATGTTCTTTTTTGGCTGGGATCGTTTCAGCAAGCGCCAGCATCTGGCCGTGACCTGGCTGGTGGCCCTGGGCACCAATATGTCGGCCATGTGGATCCTGGTGGCCAATGGTTGGATGCAAAACCCCGTGGGCGCCGAGTTCAACTATGAAACCATGCGCATGGAGATGACCAGCTTCGCAGAGGTGCTGTTCAACCCTGTGGCTCAGGTGAAATTCGTCCATACAGTTGCATCAGGCTACGTGACCGGCGCCATGTTCGTACTGGCCATCAGTTCCTATTACATACTCAAGAAGCGCGATTTGCCTTTTGCCCGTCGCTCCTTCGCCATAGCTGCAAGTTTCGGTATGGCGTCCATCTTGTCTGTGATAGTGCTGGGTGACGAATCCGGTTACACCGTAGGTGAGGTGCAGAGAGTCAAACTGGCCACCATTGAGGCCGAGTGGCATACCGAGCCGGCACCGGCGGCCTTTACCCTGGCGGGTTTGCCCAACCAGGACACAATGCACACAGATTACGCCATCAAGATCCCCTATGCGATGGGCATTATCGCCACCCGCTCACTGGATGAAGAAGTGATTGGCCTTAAAGATCTTATCGCTGGCCACGAACTGCGCATTCGTAACGGTATGCAGGCCTACGCCATGCTGGAGCGCCTGCGCGGCGGTGATACTTCGCCGGAACTGCGCGAACAATTCGAGGCGTCCAAGGGCGATCTCGGCTATGGCCTGTTGCTCAAACGCTACACCGACAAGGTAGTCGATGCCAGTGAAGAGCAGATCAAGGCCGCGGCCCTGGACTCCATTCCCCGGGTAGCACCTGTATTCTGGAGTTTCCGCGTTATGGTGGGCTTTGGGATGATTATGTTGCTGGTGTTTGCCGCCGCCTTCTGGCAAAGCACCCGCCATCGGATTGAAGAAAACAAGTGGGTGCTGCGGGCGGCGCTGTTCAGCCTGCCGTTGCCCTGGTTGGCGATAGAGTGTGGCTGGTTTGTGGCCGAATACGGTCGCCAACCCTGGACCATTTCCGAGGTGCTGCCGACCTTTATGTCCGCTTCCAGCCTGACGCCGGGGAATATCTGGTTCAGCATTATCTCCATCAGTCTGTTTTACACTGTGCTGCTGGTGATAGAAGTGTTCCTGATGCAGAAGTTTGCCCGCCTGGGCCCCAGCAGCCTGAAAACCGGCCGCTACCATTTCGAGACCCACAAGGCCTGA